A genomic region of Streptosporangium lutulentum contains the following coding sequences:
- a CDS encoding WS/DGAT/MGAT family O-acyltransferase translates to MRQLTALDAQFLHAESATTAAHVAGVAILDPVCAPTGAVTREALIGLLRQRLHLAPALSLRLAGVPFGLDHPYWTEVPDLDVADHVYEATLPFPGDEAQLAEEVALIHERHLDRGRPLWEMHLIQGLAGGRVALYAKVHHCAIDGVSGAETLAALLDLTPEPRVVEPPEPSPATSAPDLVTMLAGAVTRTVTQPARALRSLGRMVADLDAIPVAAALPGARMMAAATRMISGQVAELPELPSLSAPRTPFNGPIGPERRFSYGSIPLDDVKRIAKLSGSSVNDVVMTLCSSALRSWLREHDALPDQPLIAAVPVAVRTASALDMVGNQLSVMITPMPTDLACPLDRLRVMGQTMRTAKRRFAGSPATWLSELSSVLPAAITARATSAVFRLASIVLPPINLIISNVPGPQLPLYLCGARVLGYYPMSVLTDVSGGVNITCFSYDGSLDFGILSCPDRVKDVWRLMDYLRDAMDELMDLIEPAGAEPMGRQVGLVRPVGASDPRPVMEMIAV, encoded by the coding sequence ATGCGCCAACTGACCGCACTCGACGCGCAGTTCCTTCACGCCGAATCGGCCACCACCGCGGCCCATGTCGCCGGGGTGGCGATCCTCGATCCGGTCTGCGCTCCCACGGGTGCCGTCACGCGGGAAGCCCTGATCGGGCTGCTCCGCCAACGGCTGCATCTCGCCCCGGCACTGAGCCTGCGCCTCGCCGGTGTGCCGTTCGGCCTGGACCATCCGTACTGGACGGAGGTTCCCGATCTCGATGTCGCCGACCACGTCTACGAGGCGACCCTCCCGTTTCCGGGTGACGAGGCCCAGCTCGCCGAGGAGGTCGCCCTGATCCACGAACGGCACCTGGACCGTGGCCGCCCGCTCTGGGAGATGCATCTCATCCAGGGCCTGGCCGGCGGCCGGGTCGCCCTCTACGCCAAGGTCCACCACTGCGCCATCGACGGGGTGTCGGGCGCGGAGACCCTGGCCGCCCTGCTGGACCTCACCCCCGAACCACGTGTCGTCGAACCGCCGGAGCCCTCCCCCGCGACCAGCGCCCCGGACCTGGTCACCATGCTCGCCGGGGCCGTGACCCGGACGGTGACCCAGCCCGCCAGGGCGCTGCGCTCGCTGGGCCGCATGGTGGCCGATCTCGACGCGATCCCGGTGGCCGCGGCGCTGCCGGGCGCCCGGATGATGGCCGCCGCCACCCGGATGATCTCGGGTCAGGTCGCGGAGCTGCCGGAGCTGCCCTCGCTGTCCGCCCCTCGCACGCCGTTCAACGGCCCGATCGGCCCCGAACGGCGGTTCTCCTACGGGTCGATCCCGCTCGACGACGTCAAGCGGATCGCCAAGCTCTCCGGGAGCAGCGTCAACGACGTGGTCATGACGCTGTGCTCCTCGGCACTGCGTTCCTGGCTGCGCGAGCACGACGCGCTGCCCGACCAGCCGCTGATCGCCGCGGTCCCCGTCGCGGTCCGTACGGCGAGCGCCCTGGACATGGTCGGCAACCAGCTCTCCGTCATGATCACTCCGATGCCGACCGATCTGGCCTGCCCCCTGGACCGCCTGCGGGTCATGGGGCAGACGATGCGCACGGCCAAGCGGCGATTCGCCGGCTCCCCCGCCACCTGGCTGAGCGAGCTGTCCTCGGTGCTGCCCGCGGCCATCACCGCACGGGCGACCTCCGCGGTCTTCCGGCTGGCCTCGATCGTGCTGCCCCCGATCAATCTGATCATCTCGAACGTGCCGGGGCCGCAGCTCCCGCTGTACCTGTGCGGGGCCCGGGTGCTCGGCTACTACCCCATGTCGGTGCTGACCGACGTGAGCGGCGGGGTCAACATCACCTGTTTCTCCTACGACGGTTCGCTGGACTTCGGCATCCTCTCCTGCCCGGACCGGGTGAAGGACGTCTGGCGGCTGATGGACTACCTGCGGGACGCCATGGACGAGCTGATGGACCTGATCGAGCCGGCCGGGGCGGAGCCGATGGGACGGCAGGTGGGGCTGGTCCGGCCGGTGGGGGCGTCCGATCCTCGTCCGGTCATGGAGATGATCGCGGTCTGA
- a CDS encoding solute symporter family protein: protein MSHQTLSTILFLLFVAVTLGITFWASRNTKDATDYYAGGRSFSGPQNGLAIGGDYMSAASFLGIAGIIALSGYDGFLYSIGFLVAWLIALLLVAELMRNSGKFTMADVLAFRMSPRPVRTAAGVSTITVSIFYLLAQMVGAGALVGLLLGVTSPTGKALTIVGVGVLMIVYVVVGGMKGTTWVQIVKAVLLMGGATLITLLVLGKYGFNLSALLGEAAAKSGKPDQFLIPGLKYGTEAQGLAGKIDLISLGLALVLGTAGLPHILIRFYTVPTAKVARKSVLWGIGIIGAFYLLTLVLGFGAAALVGGEKILAQDKAGNTAAPMLAEEVGRLIFGDVGGTILLAIIAAVAFATILAVVAGLTLASSSSFAHDMYAHVFKRGNVTDKEEILVARISAFVIGAIAIGLGILAQGQNVAFLVALAFAVAASGNLPAILYSLFWKRFNTVGAVSAIYGGLGSALFLVIFSPVMSGTATSLIPDANFAWFPLSNPGIVSIPLGFLAGYIGTRLSKEYNAAKYAEMEVRSLTGVGAEKAAEH from the coding sequence ATGAGTCACCAGACACTTTCCACGATCCTGTTCCTGCTGTTCGTCGCGGTGACGCTGGGCATCACCTTCTGGGCGAGCCGCAACACCAAGGACGCCACCGACTACTACGCCGGTGGCCGGTCCTTCAGCGGTCCGCAGAACGGCCTCGCCATCGGCGGCGACTACATGTCGGCCGCGAGCTTCCTGGGTATCGCCGGGATCATCGCCCTGTCGGGATACGACGGCTTCCTGTACTCGATCGGCTTCCTGGTCGCCTGGCTGATCGCGCTGCTCCTGGTCGCCGAGCTGATGCGTAACTCCGGCAAGTTCACCATGGCCGACGTGCTGGCCTTCCGGATGAGCCCGCGCCCGGTACGCACCGCGGCGGGCGTCTCCACGATCACCGTGTCGATCTTCTACCTGCTGGCGCAGATGGTCGGCGCGGGCGCGCTGGTCGGTCTGCTGCTCGGTGTCACCTCACCGACGGGCAAGGCGCTCACGATCGTCGGCGTCGGCGTGCTGATGATCGTCTACGTGGTCGTCGGCGGCATGAAGGGCACCACCTGGGTGCAGATCGTCAAGGCCGTGCTGCTCATGGGCGGCGCGACCCTGATCACGCTGCTGGTGCTCGGCAAGTACGGCTTCAACCTCTCGGCACTGCTCGGCGAGGCCGCCGCGAAGAGCGGCAAGCCCGACCAGTTCCTCATCCCGGGCCTGAAGTACGGCACCGAGGCGCAGGGTCTCGCGGGCAAGATCGACCTGATCAGCCTGGGCCTGGCGCTGGTACTCGGCACCGCCGGCCTGCCGCACATCCTGATCCGCTTCTACACCGTTCCCACCGCGAAGGTAGCTCGTAAGTCGGTCCTGTGGGGCATCGGCATCATCGGCGCCTTCTACCTGCTCACCCTCGTGCTCGGCTTCGGCGCGGCGGCGCTGGTCGGCGGCGAGAAGATCCTGGCACAGGACAAGGCGGGCAACACCGCGGCACCGATGCTCGCAGAGGAGGTCGGCCGGCTCATCTTCGGAGATGTGGGCGGCACGATCCTGCTGGCCATCATCGCGGCGGTGGCGTTCGCCACGATCCTGGCGGTCGTCGCGGGCCTGACGCTGGCGTCGAGCTCGTCCTTCGCCCACGACATGTACGCCCACGTGTTCAAGCGCGGGAACGTCACCGACAAGGAGGAGATCCTGGTCGCCCGGATCTCCGCCTTTGTCATCGGCGCGATCGCCATCGGGCTCGGCATCCTCGCGCAGGGACAGAACGTGGCCTTCCTGGTCGCCCTGGCCTTCGCGGTGGCCGCCTCCGGCAACCTGCCCGCGATCCTCTACAGCCTGTTCTGGAAGCGGTTCAACACCGTCGGCGCGGTCTCGGCCATCTACGGCGGTCTCGGCTCGGCGCTGTTCCTGGTGATCTTCTCGCCGGTCATGTCGGGCACCGCGACCTCGCTGATCCCGGACGCGAACTTCGCCTGGTTCCCGCTGAGCAACCCGGGCATCGTCTCGATCCCGCTGGGCTTCCTGGCCGGATACATCGGCACACGGCTCAGCAAGGAGTACAACGCGGCCAAGTACGCCGAGATGGAGGTCCGCTCGCTCACCGGCGTCGGCGCCGAGAAGGCCGCCGAGCACTAG
- a CDS encoding aldo/keto reductase — MSISELNLFPLCLGGNVFGWTADRDASFAVLDAYAEAGGNFIDTADAYTHMVDGNIGGESETIIGEWMASRGNRDQMVLATKVGSLPSRPGLSAANIREAAEESLRRLQTDRIDLYWAHFDDAETPLAETLGAFDALVEEGKVRNIGASNYSAERLTEALSISERDGLARYGVLQQHYNLLERDYEGALRQAVLDGGLTSTPYFGLARGFLTGKYRPGVEVDSPRAGKASQYLETERGPRVLDALGKVAANHGVAMATIALAWLAAQPTVAAPIASARNVEQLQPLLAVAGLVLSEDELALLDTASR; from the coding sequence ATGAGTATTTCTGAGCTGAACCTCTTCCCGCTCTGCCTGGGCGGCAACGTATTCGGCTGGACCGCGGACCGCGACGCCTCCTTCGCCGTGCTGGACGCCTATGCCGAGGCGGGAGGCAACTTCATCGACACCGCCGACGCGTACACCCACATGGTGGACGGGAACATCGGCGGGGAGTCCGAGACGATCATCGGTGAGTGGATGGCCTCTCGTGGCAACCGCGACCAGATGGTGCTGGCGACCAAGGTGGGCTCGCTGCCCAGCCGTCCCGGGCTGTCGGCGGCCAACATCCGCGAGGCCGCCGAGGAGTCGCTGCGACGTCTGCAGACCGACCGCATCGACCTGTACTGGGCGCACTTCGACGACGCCGAGACCCCCCTGGCGGAGACCCTCGGCGCGTTCGACGCACTCGTCGAGGAGGGCAAGGTTCGCAACATCGGCGCCTCGAACTACAGCGCCGAGCGGTTGACGGAGGCGCTGTCGATCTCCGAGCGCGACGGCCTGGCGAGGTACGGCGTGCTCCAGCAGCACTACAACCTGCTGGAGCGGGACTACGAGGGCGCGCTGCGCCAGGCGGTCCTGGACGGCGGGCTGACCAGCACGCCGTACTTCGGCCTGGCCCGCGGGTTCCTGACCGGTAAGTACCGGCCGGGTGTCGAGGTGGACAGCCCCCGCGCGGGCAAGGCGTCGCAGTACCTGGAGACCGAGCGCGGTCCGCGCGTGCTCGACGCCCTGGGCAAGGTGGCCGCCAACCACGGCGTCGCCATGGCCACCATCGCGCTCGCCTGGCTGGCCGCGCAGCCCACGGTGGCCGCGCCGATCGCCAGCGCCCGCAACGTCGAGCAGCTCCAGCCGCTGCTCGCGGTCGCCGGTCTGGTCCTGTCCGAGGACGAGCTGGCCCTGCTGGACACCGCGTCCCGGTAA
- a CDS encoding TetR/AcrR family transcriptional regulator, whose product MSSLRPRSRRTRDASDPGTRTRILDAAEELFAGGGYEATPTAEIARLADVPKGLVFHYFPKKIDVLVALIDERTLVEESPEVEAVPGDAAGTLSRLARRLPLSASPAMRRILFREADTHGSVRDRLGRLNGEIIRRARFALELALPTPRGDAARLEVAAVTFAAVLLYQENLCQLTGHHIDPDAVAELIAHALG is encoded by the coding sequence GTGAGCAGCCTCAGACCGCGCTCCAGGCGCACGCGCGACGCCTCGGATCCCGGTACGCGCACGCGCATCCTCGACGCGGCCGAAGAGCTGTTCGCCGGGGGTGGTTACGAGGCGACCCCCACCGCGGAGATCGCGCGGCTGGCCGACGTTCCCAAGGGGCTCGTCTTCCACTACTTTCCCAAGAAGATCGACGTGCTGGTGGCGCTGATCGACGAGCGCACGCTCGTGGAGGAATCCCCGGAGGTGGAGGCCGTTCCCGGCGACGCGGCGGGCACCCTGTCCCGCCTGGCCAGGCGCCTGCCGCTCAGCGCCTCTCCGGCGATGCGCCGCATCCTCTTCCGCGAGGCCGACACGCACGGCTCGGTCAGGGACCGGCTCGGCCGCCTGAACGGTGAGATCATCCGGCGGGCCCGGTTCGCGCTGGAACTGGCGTTGCCGACCCCGCGCGGCGACGCCGCCCGGCTGGAGGTGGCGGCGGTCACCTTCGCCGCGGTGCTGCTCTACCAGGAGAACCTCTGCCAGCTCACCGGCCACCACATCGACCCCGACGCGGTCGCCGAGCTGATCGCCCACGCCCTGGGATGA
- a CDS encoding LytR/AlgR family response regulator transcription factor has protein sequence MTGLRVLAVDDELPALEDLAYLLRDDPRIGEVSLARDGAAALRVLDRAIADGRPIDAVFLDIRMRGLDGVVLGRLLSQFANPPRVVFVTAYEEHAVDAFELKAEDYLLKPVRPERLAEAIRRVCVSSEYPESDVAGRTDPDTIPVELGGVTRFVVSTEVRYVEAQGDYARLHTAGGSHLVRISLATLEERWSSAGFVRVHRSHLVAVKHIDELHIDSGRCVVRIGETEIPVSRRHTRELRDLLVRRARKGRSA, from the coding sequence GTGACCGGCCTGCGCGTCCTTGCGGTGGATGACGAGCTCCCCGCGCTGGAGGACCTGGCCTACCTGCTGCGGGACGACCCCCGCATCGGTGAGGTCTCCCTGGCCAGGGACGGGGCCGCGGCGTTGCGCGTCCTGGATCGGGCGATCGCCGACGGGCGCCCGATCGACGCGGTCTTCCTCGACATCCGGATGCGCGGCCTGGACGGGGTGGTGCTCGGCAGGCTGCTGTCGCAGTTCGCCAATCCGCCCCGGGTGGTCTTCGTGACCGCCTACGAGGAGCACGCGGTGGACGCCTTCGAGCTCAAGGCCGAGGACTACCTGCTCAAGCCCGTCCGGCCGGAGCGGCTGGCCGAGGCCATCCGGCGGGTGTGCGTCTCGTCGGAGTATCCGGAGAGCGACGTCGCGGGCCGTACCGACCCCGACACCATCCCGGTCGAGCTCGGCGGCGTCACCCGGTTCGTGGTCAGCACCGAGGTCCGCTACGTCGAGGCGCAGGGCGACTACGCCCGTCTGCACACCGCGGGCGGCAGCCACCTGGTGCGCATCTCGCTGGCCACGCTGGAGGAGCGCTGGTCCTCGGCCGGGTTCGTCCGGGTGCACCGCAGCCACCTGGTCGCGGTCAAGCACATCGACGAGCTGCACATCGACTCGGGCCGCTGCGTGGTCCGCATCGGCGAGACCGAGATCCCGGTCAGCCGCCGCCACACCCGCGAACTGCGCGACCTGCTGGTCCGCCGGGCCCGCAAGGGCCGTTCCGCATGA
- a CDS encoding APC family permease: MSITEKPEAPTDGVNRLRKDAVGLASVIFMAVATAAPITAMTGNVPIALGFGNGLGVPAGYLVATIVLTVFSVGYVAMAKHITSAGAFYGYISHGLGQVVGMVAGLLATMAYVIFEASIIGFFAYSANGTFKSLAGVDIHWLWFALFGLALNAILTYFDINLTAKVLGVFLVTEILMLALTATVTLFHGGGPDGLMAGTLNPVRAFQTTGLTTGAVGLGLFMCFWSWVGFESTAMYGEESRDPKRIIPKATLVSVVGIGLFYTFVSWMTVAANGVKAPEVAAKEFAGVFFDPTGQLVGAWAVDLFKILILTGSFACSMAFHNCASRYLYAIGREDLIPGTRRTLGTTHPKHGSPHIAGFVQTVISVIIVLAFFFAGMDPYLHIYTLLAVLGTLAILIVQTLCSFSVIGYFHARKKHPETASWWRTLLAPLVGGLAMIYVVFLLFQNQEAAAGEASKSAFFTLIPWIVLCLALLGAGLALYLKATNPAKYAIIGRIVLEDTVERD, encoded by the coding sequence TTGAGTATCACCGAGAAGCCCGAGGCTCCGACCGACGGCGTCAACCGCCTGCGCAAGGACGCCGTCGGGCTCGCAAGCGTCATCTTCATGGCAGTCGCCACCGCCGCCCCCATCACCGCGATGACCGGCAACGTCCCGATAGCCCTCGGTTTCGGCAACGGCCTGGGCGTCCCCGCCGGCTACCTGGTGGCGACCATCGTCCTCACCGTCTTCTCCGTGGGCTACGTGGCGATGGCCAAGCACATCACCTCCGCCGGCGCGTTCTACGGTTACATCTCCCACGGCCTCGGCCAGGTCGTCGGCATGGTGGCCGGACTCCTGGCGACCATGGCATACGTGATCTTCGAAGCCTCGATCATCGGCTTCTTCGCCTACTCGGCCAACGGCACCTTCAAGAGCCTGGCCGGGGTGGACATCCACTGGTTGTGGTTCGCCCTGTTCGGACTGGCCCTCAACGCGATCCTGACCTACTTCGACATCAACCTGACCGCCAAGGTCCTGGGCGTCTTCCTGGTCACCGAGATCCTCATGCTCGCCCTGACCGCCACCGTCACCCTGTTCCACGGCGGCGGGCCCGACGGTCTCATGGCCGGGACGCTCAACCCGGTCAGGGCGTTCCAGACCACCGGCCTGACGACCGGCGCCGTCGGCCTCGGGCTGTTCATGTGCTTCTGGTCCTGGGTCGGCTTCGAGTCGACCGCGATGTACGGCGAGGAGTCACGCGACCCCAAGAGGATCATCCCCAAGGCCACGCTGGTCTCCGTGGTCGGCATCGGCCTGTTCTACACCTTCGTCTCCTGGATGACGGTCGCCGCCAACGGAGTGAAGGCCCCTGAGGTCGCCGCCAAGGAGTTCGCCGGGGTCTTCTTCGATCCCACCGGGCAACTGGTCGGCGCCTGGGCCGTCGACCTTTTCAAGATCCTCATCCTGACCGGCTCGTTCGCCTGCTCGATGGCCTTCCACAACTGCGCCTCGCGCTACCTGTACGCCATCGGCCGCGAGGACCTCATTCCCGGCACCCGCAGGACCCTGGGCACCACCCACCCCAAGCACGGCTCCCCCCACATCGCCGGATTCGTCCAGACCGTGATCTCCGTGATCATCGTCCTCGCGTTCTTCTTCGCCGGGATGGACCCCTACCTGCACATCTACACCCTGCTCGCGGTGCTCGGCACGCTGGCGATCCTCATCGTCCAGACCCTCTGCTCCTTCTCCGTCATCGGATACTTCCACGCCAGGAAGAAGCACCCCGAGACCGCCTCCTGGTGGCGCACCCTGCTGGCCCCGCTCGTCGGCGGTCTGGCCATGATCTACGTCGTCTTCCTGCTCTTCCAGAACCAGGAGGCCGCCGCCGGCGAGGCCTCCAAGTCCGCGTTCTTCACGCTGATCCCCTGGATCGTGCTCTGCCTGGCCCTGCTGGGGGCCGGGCTCGCCCTCTACCTCAAAGCCACCAACCCCGCCAAATACGCGATCATCGGCCGGATCGTGCTCGAGGACACCGTGGAACGAGACTGA
- a CDS encoding sensor histidine kinase: MEPVVAVLLIAALVGVPALVLWRVLRGRRELGSSPAERATFETLHTASLAAPPLRAGLTEAGTQKASRHLRELLGSPALAITDEERLLVYDGEGEHHAREAFAHAAKTLAGGRTRVLGPEVVSCELPECPIRFAVVVPLITDGRVVGSLAAYGGHASAGLVRATHEVANWVDSQLELAELDRSRTRLMEAEVRALRAQISPHFIYNSLTTIASFVRSDPNRSRELLLEFADFTRYSFRRHGEFTTLAEELRSIDRYLTLERARFGDQLQVTLRIAPEVLAVAVPFLCLQPLVENAVQHGLESKLGVGRISIIAEDAGAECRISVEDDGVGMEPERLRRILAGDADERSGAGGVGLVNVDERLRQVYGDEYGLVAETGKGAGTKVSVRLPKYHPGVSAR, from the coding sequence GTGGAACCAGTCGTCGCGGTGCTGCTGATCGCCGCCCTGGTCGGTGTTCCGGCCCTGGTGCTGTGGCGTGTGCTGCGTGGTCGGCGCGAACTGGGCAGCAGCCCGGCTGAGCGCGCCACGTTCGAGACGCTGCACACCGCCTCCCTCGCCGCGCCGCCGCTGCGGGCCGGGCTGACCGAGGCCGGTACCCAGAAGGCGTCCCGGCACCTGCGCGAGTTGCTCGGCTCCCCGGCGCTGGCGATCACCGACGAGGAGCGGCTTCTGGTCTACGACGGGGAGGGAGAGCATCACGCCCGCGAGGCGTTCGCGCACGCCGCCAAGACCCTCGCAGGTGGACGCACCCGGGTCCTGGGCCCCGAGGTCGTATCGTGCGAGCTCCCCGAGTGCCCGATCAGGTTCGCCGTCGTGGTGCCGCTCATCACCGACGGCCGGGTGGTCGGCTCGCTCGCGGCCTACGGCGGGCACGCCTCGGCCGGTCTGGTCAGGGCCACCCACGAGGTGGCGAACTGGGTCGACTCGCAGCTGGAGCTGGCCGAGCTGGATCGATCCAGGACGCGGCTGATGGAGGCCGAGGTCCGGGCTCTGCGGGCGCAGATCTCCCCGCACTTCATCTACAACTCGCTGACGACCATCGCCAGCTTCGTCCGCTCGGATCCCAACCGCTCGCGCGAGCTGCTGCTGGAGTTCGCCGACTTCACCCGCTACTCCTTCCGGCGGCACGGAGAGTTCACCACGCTGGCCGAGGAACTGCGCTCCATCGACCGCTACCTCACCCTGGAGCGTGCCCGCTTCGGTGACCAGCTCCAGGTGACGTTGCGCATCGCTCCCGAGGTGCTCGCGGTCGCGGTGCCGTTCCTGTGCCTGCAGCCGCTGGTGGAGAACGCGGTCCAGCACGGGCTGGAGAGCAAGCTCGGCGTCGGCCGTATCTCGATCATCGCCGAGGACGCCGGCGCCGAGTGCAGGATCAGCGTGGAGGACGACGGCGTCGGCATGGAGCCGGAGCGCCTGCGCAGGATCCTGGCCGGCGACGCCGACGAGCGTTCGGGGGCCGGGGGAGTGGGGCTGGTCAACGTGGACGAGCGACTCCGTCAGGTGTACGGAGACGAGTACGGCCTGGTGGCCGAGACCGGTAAGGGCGCGGGCACGAAGGTCAGCGTCCGCCTGCCGAAGTACCATCCCGGCGTCTCCGCCCGCTGA
- a CDS encoding sodium/solute symporter, translated as MSTAYGVTAVVLVALAAVLIGGFGIRLSRTTSDFYVASRTVSPLWNASAIGGEYLSAASFLGIAGLILTYGADMLWLPVGWTGGYLVLLVLVSAPLRRSGAYTLPDFAEARLESMAVRRLAGVLVVLIGWLYLMPQFQSAGLVLQAITGAPEWAGGLLVAAVVAVNVMSGGMRSITFVQAFQYWLKLTALAVPVVFLLLAWQADGAPGLSAHDTTTWALPLASGKEYSLYSTYSLILATFLGTMGLPHVLVRFYTNPDGRAARRTTLVVLSLLGAFYLLPAIYGALGRIYLPELAGSDTVVLTLPGRLVGGMLGDLLTALVTAGAFAAFLSTSSGLTVSVAGVIGQDILKGGVRSFRAAAVLAVIVPLGLAALARSLPVADVVGLAFAVAASSFCPLLVLGIWWRRLTSTGAMAGLLAGGGLACCAVMMTIVGGPHTGLLGALLAQPAAWTVPIAFAVMVVVSLLTPARIPAGVARTMVRLHTPEILDLDRGDWRPRSS; from the coding sequence GTGAGCACCGCGTACGGAGTGACGGCGGTGGTGCTGGTGGCGCTGGCCGCGGTGCTCATCGGCGGGTTCGGCATCCGGCTGTCGCGGACCACCTCCGACTTCTACGTCGCCTCCCGGACGGTCTCCCCGCTGTGGAACGCCTCCGCCATCGGCGGCGAATATCTGTCGGCCGCGAGCTTCCTGGGCATCGCGGGCCTGATCCTCACCTACGGCGCCGACATGCTCTGGCTGCCGGTCGGCTGGACCGGCGGCTACCTGGTGCTGCTCGTCCTCGTCTCGGCGCCGCTGCGCCGCTCGGGCGCCTACACGCTGCCCGACTTCGCCGAGGCGCGGCTGGAGTCGATGGCCGTGCGCCGGCTGGCGGGCGTGCTGGTCGTGCTGATCGGCTGGCTGTATCTGATGCCGCAGTTCCAGAGCGCGGGCCTGGTGCTGCAGGCGATCACCGGCGCTCCCGAGTGGGCCGGGGGGCTGCTGGTGGCGGCCGTGGTCGCGGTGAACGTGATGTCCGGCGGCATGCGGTCGATCACGTTCGTGCAGGCCTTCCAGTACTGGCTGAAGCTCACCGCGCTGGCCGTCCCGGTGGTGTTCCTGCTGCTGGCCTGGCAGGCCGACGGGGCGCCGGGGCTGAGCGCGCACGACACGACCACCTGGGCCCTGCCGCTGGCCAGCGGCAAGGAGTACAGCCTCTACTCGACCTACTCGCTGATCCTGGCGACGTTCCTGGGCACCATGGGGTTGCCGCACGTGCTGGTCCGCTTCTACACCAACCCCGACGGCCGGGCCGCCCGCCGTACGACGCTGGTGGTCCTGTCGCTGCTCGGCGCCTTCTACCTGCTGCCCGCCATCTACGGCGCGCTGGGCCGGATCTACCTGCCGGAGCTGGCGGGCAGCGACACGGTGGTGCTCACGCTGCCCGGCCGGCTGGTCGGCGGGATGCTCGGCGACCTGCTGACGGCGCTGGTGACGGCGGGGGCGTTCGCGGCGTTCCTGTCCACCTCCTCCGGGCTCACGGTCTCGGTCGCGGGGGTCATCGGGCAGGACATCCTCAAGGGAGGGGTGCGCTCGTTCAGGGCGGCGGCGGTCCTGGCCGTGATCGTGCCCCTGGGCCTGGCCGCCCTGGCCCGCTCGCTGCCCGTCGCCGACGTGGTGGGCCTGGCCTTCGCGGTGGCCGCCTCCTCCTTCTGCCCGTTGCTGGTGCTGGGCATCTGGTGGCGGCGGCTGACCTCCACGGGGGCCATGGCCGGGCTGCTCGCCGGTGGCGGGCTGGCCTGCTGCGCGGTCATGATGACGATCGTCGGAGGGCCTCACACGGGGCTGCTCGGCGCCCTGCTGGCTCAGCCCGCCGCCTGGACGGTGCCGATCGCCTTCGCCGTCATGGTCGTGGTCTCGCTTCTCACCCCGGCCCGTATCCCGGCGGGCGTGGCCCGCACGATGGTGCGCCTGCACACCCCCGAGATCCTCGATCTCGACCGCGGCGACTGGCGGCCGCGGTCCTCTTGA
- a CDS encoding DUF485 domain-containing protein, protein MTARQHDSSVYEEVQASEKFQELRRRLRAWAFPMTIAFFLWYLLYVVLSGWARDFMAIKLLGNINVALLLGLLQFVSTFWIAWAYSRFAEKKLDPLADEIRHEVEGKI, encoded by the coding sequence GTGACCGCCAGGCAACATGATTCATCGGTATATGAAGAGGTTCAAGCAAGTGAGAAGTTTCAGGAGCTGAGGCGGCGTCTACGGGCCTGGGCCTTCCCGATGACCATCGCGTTCTTCCTGTGGTATCTGCTCTACGTGGTGTTGTCCGGCTGGGCGCGTGACTTCATGGCCATCAAGTTGCTCGGCAACATCAACGTGGCGCTGCTCCTCGGCCTGCTCCAGTTCGTGTCGACGTTCTGGATCGCCTGGGCCTACTCCCGGTTCGCCGAGAAGAAACTCGACCCGCTGGCCGACGAGATCCGCCACGAAGTCGAGGGGAAGATCTGA